Proteins encoded in a region of the Strix uralensis isolate ZFMK-TIS-50842 chromosome Z, bStrUra1, whole genome shotgun sequence genome:
- the LOC141938227 gene encoding RNA exonuclease 1 homolog — translation MQNENAKQQCKPMEEFPCENQDGNAKMSQFRSSHVLTKRSRGSFVKIEIKVEESDEDCDLVIDAPQQPVNKKPRMSRSCTSGNSATELAAVICAEKLHDSAMADILGYTGEKSEKIITSQKNRKHLNESEKPGYVCSKANEIYLPNVNTDIWKVLEEKDALAYSKEKHQSSAASVEADMQKQENVENNTLVKTFVQEHTTNEDCVNSRRVTKSVLHTGHSSKNKPTIKRPCKATIINTKKSQSIEENGGNDSPEDRHSYPTNYLNKKKSEITLQSLSAKKAEPSGKDTELSESDDPLEECQRIFDEFERELQKKGLQKQANRAEVDLNLLETKVSVPGQKRRIAQMAKCNVCNKKEMVPFKASPGKQGHYAEIHQAHRKAVVSAAAVKRRQTSITTTSGEKKTMSGLSATPFQSTGQRASLNVCEVQPVETSSGQRPVPLAGNVVRRLPRGLSFRSPMKRHLVPHKVSTRKRHSVLESESKVPPETRQRYINVFLTECFKTCSTVNEAINKAVTEEQSVYDRCGSKKMYLNFAVKTLKKLRDHGGLSNSRSSSHAGSTKSEEEKAFTDGALYRLLEDYLLTEEQLKENNFPRPNPEKNGSAIFTGVVKSAGYDAFKRVCCRCGEVYAVTTSGEHTRKEECNYHSGRVLEEKVLGGVEKRYSCCETIVGSAGCQTAKLHVHDGRREKLEGFTKTVIKSPPLDGKYGVYALNCETCYTTHGLELTRVTVVDAKLQVVYDSFVKPDGKVVDCDKRLSGVTKDDLKNITTSFQSVQAILLNLFSADTVLIGHSLENDLFALKLIHDRVVDTSVVFPYRLGLPHKTELRCLMADYLRRIHQDDGDGHNSRQDAIACMELILWKVKEDNKRRKL, via the exons atgcagaatgaaaatgCTAAGCAGCAGTGTAAGCCAATGGAAGAATTTCCTTGTGAAAACCAGGATGGAAATGCAAAGATGTCTCAATTTAGGAGTAGTCATGTACTCACAAAGAGGTCAAGAGGCTCTTTCgtgaaaattgaaataaaagttgAAGAATCTGATGAGGACTGTGATCTTGTCATTGATGCACCACAACAACCTGTTAATAAAAAGCCAAGAATGAGCAGAAGTTGTACAAGTGGGAACAGTGCCACAGAACTGGCTGCTGTAATATGTGCAGAAAAATTACATGATAGTGCTATGGCAGACATTCTTGGGTATAcaggagaaaaatcagagaaaattatCACTTctcagaagaacagaaaacatttaaatgagtCTGAAAAACCAGGCTATGTTTGTTCAAAAGCAAATGAGATTTATTTGCCTAATGTAAACACAGATATATGGAAGGTTTTGGAGGAAAAAGATGCCCTTGCTTATAGTAAGGAGAAACATCAatcttcagctgcttctgttgAGGCAGACATGCAGAAACAAGAGAATGTAGAAAACAATACATTGGTCAAAACATTTGTTCAGGAGCATACTACTAATGAAGACTGCGTGAACAGCAGAAGAGTAACAAAGTCTGTCTTGCATACTGGTCACTCATCAAAAAATAAACCTACAATTAAAAGACCTTGTAAAGCAACtataataaatacaaagaaaagccAAAGCATAGAAGAAAATGGGGGTAATGATAGCCCAGAAGATAGACACTCATATCCAACTAATtacttaaacaagaaaaaaagtgaaataactcTGCAAAGTTTGTCTGCTAAGAAAGCAGAACCCAGTGGGAAGGACACAGAGCTCTCTGAATCAGATGATCCTTTAGAGGAGTGTCAGAGAATTTTTGATGAGTTTGAAAGAGAATTGCAAAAGAAGGGCCTTCAGAAGcag GCCAATAGAGCAGAGGTAGATCTCAATTTATTAGAAACCAAAGTAAGTGTTCCTGGACAAAAGAGAAGAATTGCACAGATGGCAAAATGTAAT GTATGTAACAAAAAAGAAATGGTGCCTTTCAAAGCATCTCCTGGGAAGCAGGGCCATTATGCAGAAATTCATCAGGCACACCGGAAAGCAGTGGTGTCTGCAGCTGCAGTTAAAAGGAGACAAACTTCCATTACTACAACTTCTGGAGAGAAGAAAACTATGTCTGGATTGTCAGCTACTCCATTTCAAAGCACTGGACAGAGGG CCTCTTTAAATGTATGTGAAGTTCAGCCTGTTGAAACCAGCAGTGGTCAACGGCCTGTACCACTGGCAGGAAATGTTGTAAGAAGACTACCCCGTGGACTTTCTTTTAGGTCACCGATGAAGAGGCATCTTGTGCCACACAAG gtttctacTCGGAAAAGGCATTCCGTTCTAGAATCAGAATCCAAAGTACCACCTGAGACAAGACAGCGATATATCAACGTTTTTTTAACAGAATGCTTCAAAACCTGTAGCACAGTGAATGAGGCTATTAACAAG GCTGTGACAGAAGAACAATCTGTTTATGATCGTTGTGGCAGTAAAAAAATGTACCTGAATTTTGCTGTGAAGACTCTCAAAAAGCTGAGAGATCATG GAGGACTTAGTAACAGCAGATCTTCCAGTCATGCTGGATCCACAAagtcagaggaagagaaag catttaCAGATGGTGCTCTATACAGACTTCTGGAAGATTATCTTCTAACTGAGGaacaattgaaagaaaataacttcCCTCGgccaaatcctgaaaaaaatggTAGTGCTATATTTACTGGGGTTGTAAAAAGTGCTGGATATGATG ctttcaaaagAGTGTGCTGTAGGTGTGGCGAAGTATACGCTGTTACTACTTCAGGAGAACATACCCGTAAAGAAGAATGCAACTATCATTCTGGTAGAGTATTGGAAGAAAAAG TTCTTGGTGGTGTGGAAAAACGCTATAGCTGTTGTGAGACAATAGTTGGGTCTGCTGGATGTCAGACTGCAAAG CTTCATGTTCATgatgggagaagagagaaattgGAAGGCTTCACAAAGACAGTCATTAAATCACCACCTCTTGATGGAAAATATGGTGTATATGCTCTGAACTGCGAGACG tgttacACAACCCATGGCTTGGAACTAACTAGAGTGACAGTGGTTGATGCTAAGCTACAAGTTGTCTATGATTCATTTGTTAAACCAGATGGTAAAGTTGTAGACTGCGACAAAAG ACTCTCTGGAGTAACGAAGGATGATCTGAAGAATATCACAACATCTTTTCAGAGTGTACAAGCAATACTGCTAAACTTGTTCAGTGCAGACACCGTTTTAATTGGACACAGTTTAGAAAATGACTTATTTGCTCTCAAG CTAATTCATGACAGAGTAGTGGACACATCAGTAGTGTTTCCTTATCGGCTAGGTTTGCCTCACAAAACAGAACTTAGATGTCTGATGGCTGATTACCTCAGGAGGATTCATCAAGATGATG